One segment of Acidovorax sp. DW039 DNA contains the following:
- the mmsA gene encoding multiple monosaccharide ABC transporter ATP-binding protein, protein MLLEMRDIRKTFPGVVALNRVNLRVRAGEIHAIVGENGAGKSTLMKVLSGVYPHGSYSGAIVFEGEERAFQGIRDSEHLGIAIIHQELALVPLLSITENVFLGNEPARRGVIDWMAAHQMTQELLRKVGLKESPDTLVSELGVGKQQLVEIAKALSRKVKLLILDEPTASLNENDSHALLELLLELRRQGITCILISHKLNEISHVADSITVLRDGSTVETMDCHAQAVSEDRVIKAMVGREMADRYPPRTPDIGEVAFEVRNWTAYHPQRSDRPFIQGVNLQVRRGEIVGIAGLMGSGRTELAMSIFGRSWGQRISGEVLLHGQPMDVSTVQKAVRGGLAYVTEDRKGNGLVLNEDIQFNVSLAHLRGVSRRGVIDHGREHQVAQDYRTRLRIRCSGVDQRTLNLSGGNQQKVVLAKWLFTEPEVLILDEPTRGIDVGAKYEIYTLIAQLAAEGKCVIVISSEMPELLGISDRIYVMNEGRFVAEMPTAQASQENIMRAIVNAPHEAPKEALRGQPRPLHDGPDMAHASATASHSHQHNENRI, encoded by the coding sequence ATGTTGCTTGAGATGCGGGACATCCGCAAAACCTTCCCCGGCGTTGTGGCCCTCAACAGGGTGAACCTGCGCGTGCGGGCTGGAGAGATCCACGCCATCGTGGGCGAAAACGGCGCAGGCAAGTCCACCTTGATGAAGGTGCTCTCCGGGGTGTACCCCCATGGCAGCTACAGCGGCGCCATCGTGTTCGAGGGCGAGGAGCGCGCCTTCCAGGGCATTCGCGACAGCGAGCACCTGGGCATTGCCATCATCCATCAGGAGTTGGCACTGGTGCCGCTGCTGTCCATCACCGAGAACGTCTTTCTGGGCAATGAACCCGCCCGCCGCGGCGTGATCGACTGGATGGCCGCCCATCAGATGACCCAGGAATTGCTGCGCAAGGTGGGCCTGAAAGAGTCGCCCGATACGCTGGTGTCAGAGCTGGGCGTGGGCAAGCAGCAATTGGTGGAGATTGCCAAGGCGCTGTCGCGCAAGGTCAAGCTGCTGATCCTGGACGAGCCCACCGCCAGCCTGAACGAGAACGACAGCCATGCGCTGCTGGAGCTGCTGCTGGAGTTGCGCCGCCAGGGCATCACCTGCATCCTCATCTCGCACAAGCTCAACGAGATTTCGCACGTGGCCGACTCGATCACGGTGCTGCGCGACGGAAGCACGGTGGAGACCATGGACTGCCACGCCCAGGCCGTGAGCGAGGACCGCGTGATAAAGGCCATGGTGGGCCGCGAGATGGCCGACCGCTACCCGCCCCGCACACCCGACATTGGCGAAGTGGCTTTTGAGGTGAGGAACTGGACGGCCTACCACCCCCAGCGCAGTGACCGCCCCTTCATCCAGGGGGTGAACCTGCAGGTGCGGCGTGGCGAGATCGTGGGCATTGCGGGCCTGATGGGCTCGGGCCGTACCGAGCTGGCCATGAGCATTTTTGGCCGCTCCTGGGGGCAGCGCATCAGCGGTGAAGTGCTGCTGCACGGCCAGCCCATGGACGTGAGCACCGTGCAGAAGGCGGTGCGCGGCGGCCTGGCCTATGTGACGGAAGACCGCAAGGGCAATGGCCTGGTGCTGAACGAGGACATTCAGTTCAACGTGTCCCTCGCGCATCTGCGCGGTGTATCGCGGCGCGGCGTGATCGACCATGGGCGTGAGCACCAGGTCGCGCAGGACTACCGCACACGTCTGCGCATTCGCTGCTCGGGGGTGGACCAGCGCACGCTGAACCTGTCGGGCGGCAACCAGCAAAAGGTGGTGCTCGCCAAGTGGCTGTTTACCGAGCCCGAGGTCCTCATCCTCGACGAACCCACACGGGGCATTGACGTGGGGGCCAAGTATGAGATCTACACACTGATCGCCCAGCTGGCGGCAGAGGGCAAATGCGTGATCGTGATCTCTTCCGAAATGCCCGAGCTGCTGGGCATTTCAGACCGCATCTATGTGATGAACGAAGGCCGCTTTGTCGCCGAGATGCCCACGGCACAGGCGTCTCAGGAAAACATCATGCGCGCGATTGTCAACGCGCCCCATGAGGCGCCCAAGGAGGCGCTGCGCGGCCAGCCAAGGCCCTTGCACGACGGCCCTGACATGGCGCATGCCAGCGCAACCGCATCGCACAGCCACCAGCACAACGAAAACCGGATATGA
- the chvE gene encoding multiple monosaccharide ABC transporter substrate-binding protein: MKRAIFKAVLATAALAAMGVTSMASAQDKGTIGISMPTKSSARWIADGDNMVKVLKDRGYKTDLQYAEDDIPNQLAQIENMITKGAKVLVIASIDGTTLSRVLQSAADKGIKVIAYDRLIKGSKNVDYYATFDNFQVGVLQATSIVDKLGLKQGKGPFNIELFGGSPDDNNAFFFYDGAMSVLQPYIDSGKLVVRSKQTGMNKVGTLRWDGAVAQARMDNLLSAYYGKDKVHAVLSPYDGISIGILSSLKGVGYCTAQQPCPVVSGQDAEVPSIKSILKGEQSSTVFKDTRELAKVAANMVDAVLSGKQPEINDTKTYNNGVKVVPSYLLKPVAVDASNWNSVLVGSGYYQESQIK, encoded by the coding sequence ATGAAGCGAGCTATTTTCAAGGCCGTGCTGGCTACCGCCGCACTGGCCGCCATGGGCGTGACATCGATGGCATCGGCCCAGGACAAAGGCACCATCGGCATTTCGATGCCTACCAAGTCGTCAGCCCGCTGGATTGCTGATGGCGACAACATGGTCAAGGTGCTCAAAGACCGGGGCTACAAGACCGACCTGCAATACGCAGAAGACGACATTCCCAACCAGCTCGCACAGATCGAAAACATGATCACCAAGGGCGCGAAGGTGCTGGTGATTGCGTCCATCGACGGCACCACGCTCTCGCGCGTGCTGCAAAGCGCTGCGGACAAGGGCATCAAGGTCATCGCCTACGACCGGCTCATCAAGGGATCGAAGAACGTGGACTACTACGCCACCTTCGACAACTTCCAGGTCGGTGTGCTGCAGGCCACCTCCATCGTGGACAAGCTGGGACTCAAGCAGGGTAAGGGCCCCTTCAACATCGAGCTGTTCGGCGGCTCGCCCGATGACAACAACGCTTTCTTCTTCTACGACGGCGCGATGAGCGTGCTGCAGCCCTACATCGACAGCGGCAAGCTGGTAGTGCGCAGCAAGCAGACGGGCATGAACAAGGTGGGCACACTGCGCTGGGATGGTGCAGTAGCCCAGGCCCGCATGGACAACCTGCTCTCGGCCTACTACGGCAAGGACAAGGTGCACGCCGTGCTGTCGCCCTATGACGGCATCTCCATCGGCATTCTTTCGTCCCTGAAGGGCGTGGGCTATTGCACGGCGCAGCAACCCTGCCCTGTGGTCAGCGGCCAGGACGCCGAAGTGCCTTCCATCAAGTCCATCCTCAAGGGTGAGCAGTCCTCCACCGTGTTCAAGGACACGCGCGAGCTGGCCAAGGTGGCCGCCAACATGGTGGATGCCGTGCTGTCTGGCAAGCAGCCTGAAATCAACGACACCAAGACCTACAACAACGGTGTGAAGGTGGTGCCCTCCTACCTGCTCAAGCCCGTGGCGGTCGATGCTTCCAACTGGAACAGCGTGCTGGTGGGTAGCGGCTACTACCAAGAGTCGCAAATCAAGTAA
- a CDS encoding ABC transporter substrate-binding protein, producing the protein MKLNRRTFGTTLACASAAGLLSPMAWAQKPIVLGFSQVGAESEWRTANTESIKAAAKEAGIELKFSDAQQKQENQIKAIRAFIAQKVDVIAFSPVVESGWEPVLREAKAAKIPVVLTDRAVNTKDTSLYVTFMGSDFVEEGRKAGRWLVEKMKDQKGEVNIVELQGTVGSAPAIDRKKGFEEVIKADPKFKIIRSQTGDFTRAKGKEVMEAFLKAEGKRINVLYAHNDDMAIGAIQAIEEAGLKPAKDITIISIDAVKGAFEAMIAGKLNVSVECSPLLGPQLMSAVKDIKAGKPVPKRIVTEEGIFPMEVAAQEFPKRKY; encoded by the coding sequence ATGAAACTCAATCGCCGAACCTTCGGAACGACCCTGGCCTGCGCCTCGGCAGCAGGTTTGCTCAGCCCCATGGCGTGGGCGCAAAAACCCATCGTGCTGGGCTTCAGCCAGGTGGGGGCAGAGAGCGAATGGCGTACCGCGAACACGGAGTCCATCAAGGCCGCCGCCAAGGAAGCAGGGATTGAACTCAAGTTCTCGGACGCCCAGCAAAAGCAGGAAAACCAGATCAAGGCCATTCGCGCATTCATCGCCCAGAAGGTGGACGTGATTGCCTTCTCTCCTGTGGTGGAGTCTGGCTGGGAGCCCGTGCTGCGTGAGGCCAAGGCCGCCAAGATTCCGGTGGTGCTAACCGACCGCGCCGTGAACACCAAGGACACCTCGCTGTACGTGACCTTCATGGGCTCGGACTTTGTGGAAGAAGGTCGCAAGGCCGGCCGCTGGCTGGTAGAGAAGATGAAGGACCAGAAGGGCGAGGTCAACATCGTGGAGCTGCAGGGCACCGTGGGTTCCGCCCCGGCGATTGACCGCAAGAAGGGCTTTGAGGAAGTCATCAAGGCCGACCCCAAGTTCAAGATCATCCGCTCGCAGACGGGCGACTTCACCCGCGCCAAGGGCAAGGAAGTGATGGAAGCCTTCCTGAAGGCCGAGGGCAAGAGGATCAATGTGCTGTACGCGCACAACGACGACATGGCCATCGGCGCCATTCAGGCCATTGAAGAAGCCGGCCTGAAGCCCGCCAAGGACATCACCATCATCTCCATCGATGCAGTCAAGGGCGCGTTCGAAGCCATGATCGCCGGCAAGCTCAACGTGTCGGTGGAATGCTCGCCCCTGCTGGGCCCTCAGCTCATGAGTGCCGTCAAAGACATCAAGGCAGGCAAGCCCGTGCCCAAGCGCATCGTGACCGAAGAAGGCATCTTCCCGATGGAAGTGGCCGCGCAAGAGTTCCCCAAGCGCAAGTACTGA
- a CDS encoding aldehyde dehydrogenase family protein — protein MRLGDMQQSPRNLINGRWESGTTTGVSLNPSDTREVVAEYARADRNQTEQAIKAAADALPYWAQSTPQRRADVLDQIGSELLARKDELGTLLAREEGKTLPEAVAEVARSGQIFKFFAGEALRIPGELMASVRQGVQVDVTREPVGVVGIIAPWNFPMAIPAWKIAPALAYGNTVVFKPAELVTACGWSLAEIIHRSGLPAGAFNMVMGSGREVGQTLVDHPLVNALSFTGSVGTGERILQAATQRRAKVQLEMGGKNPLVVLADADLEQAVECALQGSFYSTGQRCTASSRLIVEAGVHEAFVARLRQRLAALRVGHALERGTEMGPVVDSSQLEQNQSYLAIARSEGAEHIYGGELLERPTPGHYMSPALFLARPEHRIAREEIFGPVACVLRADDYEHALALANDTPFGLCAGICTTSLKHAMHFKRHAAVGMTMVNLPTAGVDFHVPFGGRKESSYGAREQGRYAAEFYTTVKTGYMLA, from the coding sequence ATGCGACTTGGCGACATGCAGCAATCTCCCCGGAACCTGATCAACGGGCGCTGGGAAAGTGGCACCACCACGGGCGTCAGCCTCAACCCGTCTGACACCCGCGAAGTGGTGGCCGAATATGCACGCGCCGACCGCAACCAGACCGAGCAGGCCATCAAGGCCGCAGCCGATGCCCTGCCCTACTGGGCCCAGAGCACACCCCAGCGGCGCGCCGACGTACTGGATCAGATCGGCAGCGAGTTGCTGGCGCGCAAGGATGAACTGGGCACCTTGCTGGCCCGTGAAGAGGGCAAAACGCTGCCCGAAGCGGTGGCCGAAGTGGCGCGCTCCGGCCAGATCTTCAAGTTTTTCGCGGGTGAGGCGCTGCGCATTCCGGGCGAGCTGATGGCCTCGGTGCGCCAGGGCGTGCAGGTGGATGTGACTCGCGAGCCGGTAGGCGTGGTGGGCATCATCGCCCCCTGGAACTTTCCCATGGCCATTCCGGCCTGGAAGATTGCCCCCGCCCTGGCCTACGGCAACACGGTGGTGTTCAAGCCCGCCGAGCTGGTCACGGCCTGCGGCTGGTCTCTGGCCGAAATCATCCACCGCAGCGGCTTGCCCGCCGGGGCCTTCAACATGGTGATGGGCAGTGGCCGCGAAGTGGGCCAGACGCTGGTGGACCACCCGTTGGTGAATGCCCTGAGCTTCACAGGCTCCGTCGGCACGGGCGAGCGCATTTTGCAGGCGGCCACGCAACGCCGGGCCAAGGTGCAGCTGGAAATGGGGGGCAAGAACCCCCTGGTGGTGCTGGCAGATGCCGACCTGGAACAGGCGGTGGAATGCGCGCTGCAGGGCTCGTTCTATTCCACAGGCCAGCGCTGCACGGCATCGAGCAGGCTGATCGTGGAAGCGGGCGTGCATGAGGCTTTTGTGGCGCGCCTGCGCCAGCGCCTGGCCGCGCTGAGGGTAGGCCACGCACTGGAGCGGGGCACCGAGATGGGCCCGGTGGTGGACAGCAGCCAGCTGGAACAGAACCAGAGCTACCTTGCCATTGCCCGCAGTGAAGGGGCGGAACACATCTATGGCGGCGAGCTGCTGGAGCGCCCCACCCCCGGCCACTACATGAGCCCTGCCCTGTTTCTTGCCCGGCCAGAGCACCGCATTGCGCGTGAAGAGATCTTCGGCCCCGTGGCGTGCGTGCTGCGTGCCGACGACTACGAGCACGCACTGGCCCTGGCCAACGACACGCCCTTTGGCCTGTGTGCAGGCATCTGCACCACATCGCTCAAGCACGCCATGCACTTCAAGCGCCACGCAGCCGTGGGCATGACCATGGTGAACCTGCCCACGGCGGGCGTGGACTTCCATGTGCCGTTTGGGGGACGCAAGGAATCGAGCTACGGCGCACGCGAGCAAGGGCGGTACGCCGCGGAGTTCTACACCACAGTCAAGACAGGCTACATGCTGGCTTGA
- a CDS encoding LysR family transcriptional regulator, with protein sequence MSNYNHWFIRARLKTRQLLLLVALAEEGNIHRAAQVLSMTQPAASKLLKDLEDVLEVPLFERLPRGMRPTWYGETMIRHARMALANLNQAHDELTALKTGHYGQVGIGAITSPALSVLPAATALVKQEHPSLRIMLDVETSPVLLERLEQGKLDIVLGRLFAEHDKGNLRYEPLTEEMVCAVARPGHPLCGMTGLTLRDVVSAGWIVPPAGSVLRHRFDLMFQQDGLAPPTNTIETAALLFMTRMLQQSDMVAVVATDVAQYYAAHGIVSILPLPMPCHMDAFGVITRADRLLSPAAKVMMRALKQASLVQYGRRLELGD encoded by the coding sequence ATGAGCAACTACAACCACTGGTTCATCCGCGCCCGCCTGAAAACGCGCCAACTGTTGCTGCTGGTGGCTTTGGCGGAGGAGGGCAACATTCACCGCGCCGCCCAGGTGCTCAGCATGACCCAGCCCGCCGCGTCCAAGCTGCTCAAGGACCTAGAGGATGTGCTGGAAGTGCCCCTGTTCGAGCGCTTGCCCCGGGGCATGCGCCCCACCTGGTATGGCGAGACCATGATCCGCCACGCGCGCATGGCGCTGGCCAACCTGAACCAGGCCCACGACGAGCTGACGGCCTTGAAGACCGGGCACTATGGCCAGGTGGGCATCGGTGCCATTACCTCGCCCGCGTTGAGCGTGCTGCCTGCAGCGACGGCGCTGGTCAAGCAGGAGCATCCCAGCCTGCGCATCATGCTGGACGTGGAAACCAGCCCGGTGCTGCTGGAGCGGCTGGAGCAAGGCAAGCTCGACATCGTGCTGGGCCGCCTGTTTGCAGAGCACGACAAGGGCAACCTGCGCTACGAGCCGTTGACGGAAGAGATGGTGTGCGCCGTGGCCCGGCCTGGGCACCCGCTGTGCGGCATGACGGGGCTGACGCTGCGCGATGTGGTGTCCGCAGGCTGGATCGTGCCGCCCGCGGGCAGCGTGCTCCGCCACCGGTTTGATCTGATGTTTCAGCAGGATGGGCTGGCACCGCCGACCAACACGATCGAGACAGCGGCCCTGCTGTTCATGACCCGCATGCTGCAGCAAAGTGACATGGTGGCGGTGGTGGCGACGGATGTGGCGCAGTACTACGCTGCGCACGGCATTGTTTCGATATTGCCGTTGCCCATGCCTTGTCATATGGATGCATTTGGGGTCATTACCCGGGCGGACCGTTTGTTGTCGCCTGCGGCCAAGGTGATGATGAGGGCGCTCAAGCAGGCGAGTCTGGTGCAGTATGGGCGGAGGTTGGAGTTGGGGGATTGA
- a CDS encoding SDR family oxidoreductase: MSSLIASNQSASSKAAQAGQLSRFPSLQGRSVFVTGGGSGIGAAIVSAFAEQGARVAFVDVAQGASEQLAEQIAAAGHAKPWWRVCDVRDIAALQTSISDAAAALGDFSVLVNNVASDDRHSLESVTPAYYDERIAINERPAFFAIQSVVPGMRKLGSGSVINLGSTGWQGKGTGYPCYAIAKSSVNGLTRGLAKTLGQDRIRINTVSPGWVMTERQVKLWLDDAGEQELARNQCLPDKLLPHDIARMVLFLASDDAGMCTAQEFKVDAGWV, encoded by the coding sequence ATGTCATCTTTGATCGCAAGCAATCAATCCGCCTCTTCCAAAGCCGCGCAGGCAGGCCAGCTCTCCCGCTTTCCCAGCCTGCAAGGGCGCAGTGTTTTTGTGACGGGCGGCGGCAGCGGCATCGGCGCCGCCATCGTCTCGGCCTTTGCCGAACAGGGCGCGCGCGTGGCGTTTGTGGATGTGGCCCAGGGTGCAAGCGAGCAACTGGCCGAGCAGATTGCCGCCGCAGGCCACGCCAAGCCCTGGTGGCGCGTGTGCGATGTGCGGGACATCGCGGCCCTGCAAACATCCATCAGCGATGCGGCGGCAGCGCTGGGAGATTTTTCGGTGCTGGTGAACAACGTGGCCAGCGATGACCGGCACAGCCTGGAGTCCGTCACCCCCGCCTACTACGACGAGCGCATCGCCATCAACGAGCGCCCCGCGTTCTTCGCCATCCAGAGCGTGGTGCCGGGCATGCGCAAGCTGGGCAGTGGCTCAGTCATCAACCTGGGCTCCACCGGCTGGCAGGGCAAGGGCACGGGCTACCCTTGCTATGCCATCGCCAAGTCGTCAGTGAACGGACTGACCCGGGGGCTGGCCAAGACGCTGGGGCAGGACCGCATCCGCATCAACACGGTGTCGCCCGGCTGGGTGATGACGGAGCGTCAGGTCAAGCTCTGGCTGGACGATGCGGGCGAGCAGGAACTGGCCCGCAACCAGTGCCTGCCGGACAAGCTGCTGCCGCACGATATTGCACGCATGGTGTTGTTCCTGGCGTCGGATGACGCGGGGATGTGTACGGCGCAGGAGTTCAAGGTGGATGCTGGGTGGGTTTGA
- a CDS encoding SMP-30/gluconolactonase/LRE family protein, with protein MVGSVACAQKAEAQLGEGLLWSQREQALYWVDILQRQLHRLDPASGEKRCWTFAEEISAVAERAHHPGLIVTLRRGFAWFDPAADTAPRYVHQPAQEPVGNRFNDGKCDAQGRFWAGSMDFDCVQPTGSLYRYDADGQCSLHESGFAVTNGPTWSGGYMYFNDTVQGCVYRYVFDPVRGTLSGKQAWLRLPPGDGVPDGMTTDALGRVWLAHWGGGCVTCHDPDTAQELARVAVPAAQVTNCAFGGDDLRTLFISSARVGLTPQALEAQPLAGSVFAARVDSPGLPASLFGG; from the coding sequence GTGGTGGGCAGCGTGGCCTGCGCACAAAAGGCTGAGGCGCAGCTGGGCGAAGGGCTTCTGTGGTCGCAGCGCGAGCAGGCGCTGTACTGGGTGGACATCCTGCAGCGCCAGTTGCACCGGCTGGACCCTGCCAGTGGCGAAAAGCGCTGCTGGACGTTTGCGGAAGAAATCTCGGCCGTGGCCGAGCGTGCTCACCACCCGGGCCTGATCGTGACCTTGCGGCGCGGATTTGCCTGGTTTGACCCGGCTGCTGACACCGCCCCGCGTTACGTGCACCAGCCCGCGCAGGAGCCCGTGGGCAACCGCTTCAATGACGGCAAATGCGATGCCCAGGGCCGCTTCTGGGCGGGCTCCATGGACTTTGACTGCGTGCAGCCCACCGGCTCGCTGTACCGGTATGACGCCGACGGCCAGTGCTCGCTGCACGAGAGCGGCTTTGCCGTGACCAATGGGCCCACCTGGTCGGGGGGCTACATGTATTTCAACGACACCGTCCAAGGCTGCGTCTACCGGTATGTGTTTGACCCGGTGCGTGGCACGTTGTCTGGCAAGCAGGCCTGGCTGCGCCTGCCGCCGGGCGATGGCGTGCCGGACGGCATGACCACCGATGCGCTGGGGCGTGTGTGGCTGGCCCACTGGGGCGGCGGCTGCGTGACATGCCACGACCCCGACACGGCGCAAGAACTGGCGCGCGTGGCCGTACCTGCTGCGCAAGTCACCAACTGCGCATTTGGCGGCGATGACCTGCGCACCCTGTTCATCAGCAGCGCCCGCGTGGGGCTGACGCCCCAGGCGCTGGAGGCCCAGCCGCTGGCGGGTTCCGTCTTTGCCGCGCGGGTAGACAGCCCCGGTCTGCCCGCATCGCTTTTTGGTGGCTGA
- a CDS encoding aldose 1-epimerase gives MTHPSHPIVWLHHAGQHLGLVPTLGGAVAAWQADWPSADAGKLDLWRPWDGRTEDMYQLASFAMVPWSNRISHGGFAQDGRFHPMALNRAGEPYPIHGDGWLQPWVFQQVSDDTVQMSLCSRHFQGNPYDYEALQTFRLRPGMLEQTVMVRHLGPDPLPYGMGVHPWFLRTPGTRIAAPVGAVWLCGDDPIPVLQTAEFPQGWDLNQGISAHGSLIDNAYTGWGGTARIEWPEWGARLSVAMPDFERDGGSAQHYCLIYRPPHGGAFCFEPITQPIDAFHLPGRPGLRVLAQGQATTLRMQWHYEAL, from the coding sequence ATGACCCATCCTTCCCATCCCATCGTCTGGTTGCACCATGCGGGCCAGCATTTAGGCTTGGTTCCCACCCTGGGCGGCGCTGTGGCTGCCTGGCAGGCCGATTGGCCCAGTGCCGACGCTGGCAAGCTGGACCTGTGGCGGCCCTGGGATGGCCGCACGGAAGACATGTACCAGCTCGCCTCCTTTGCCATGGTGCCCTGGTCCAACCGCATCAGCCACGGCGGCTTTGCGCAGGACGGGCGCTTTCATCCCATGGCACTCAACCGTGCGGGTGAGCCCTATCCCATCCATGGCGATGGCTGGCTGCAGCCCTGGGTGTTCCAACAGGTGAGCGACGACACGGTGCAGATGTCGCTGTGCTCTCGCCACTTTCAGGGCAACCCGTATGACTACGAGGCGCTGCAGACTTTCCGGCTGCGGCCCGGCATGCTGGAGCAGACGGTGATGGTGCGCCACCTGGGGCCGGACCCTCTGCCGTATGGCATGGGGGTGCACCCCTGGTTCCTGCGCACACCGGGCACGCGCATCGCAGCGCCGGTGGGGGCGGTGTGGTTGTGCGGGGACGATCCGATTCCCGTCCTGCAGACGGCAGAGTTTCCGCAAGGCTGGGACCTGAATCAGGGCATTTCTGCCCACGGCAGCCTGATTGACAACGCCTACACCGGATGGGGCGGAACGGCACGCATCGAGTGGCCGGAATGGGGAGCGCGCCTGTCGGTCGCCATGCCCGACTTTGAACGCGATGGCGGGTCAGCCCAGCATTACTGCCTCATCTACCGCCCGCCGCACGGGGGCGCTTTCTGCTTTGAGCCCATCACCCAGCCGATTGATGCCTTCCACCTGCCGGGCAGGCCGGGGCTGCGTGTGCTGGCGCAGGGGCAAGCCACCACCTTGCGCATGCAGTGGCATTACGAAGCGTTGTAA
- the garD gene encoding galactarate dehydratase, producing the protein MSETPTDEPLKPLTIRMHDSDNVAIVANDGGLPTGTTLPSGLVLRDKVPQGHKVALVDLPAGGAVLRYGIPIGYAISDIPAGSWVHERLLSMPEARELDALPMATTRGQALPPLEGYTFEGYRNADGSVGTRNILAITQTVQCVAGVTEFAVQRIKKELLPRYPNVDDVVALEHGYGCGVAIDAPDAIIPIRTLRNLSLNPNFGGEVMVVSLGCEKLQPERLLPPGSIPVVDERSSTQGLDVVCLQDEAHVGFMSMVESIMRQAETHLQRLNARRRETVPASELVVGVQCGGSDAFSGVTANPAVGFCTDLLVRAGASVMFSETTEVRDGIAQLTARAATPELAEAMVREMAWYDAYLQRGSVDRSANTTPGNKKGGLSNIVEKAMGSIVKSGSAPIAGVLSPGEKLKTRGLTYAATPASDFICGTLQLAAGMNLHVFTTGRGTPYGLAECPVIKVATRTDLARRWHDLMDVNAGTIAEGKATIEEVGWQLFHLMLDVASGRKKTWAEQWKLHNALVLFNPAPVT; encoded by the coding sequence ATGTCCGAAACCCCCACCGATGAGCCTCTGAAACCCCTCACCATCCGCATGCACGACAGTGACAATGTGGCCATCGTGGCCAACGATGGAGGCCTGCCCACAGGCACCACCCTGCCCTCGGGCCTGGTGCTGCGCGACAAGGTGCCGCAGGGCCACAAGGTGGCGCTGGTTGATCTGCCCGCCGGGGGCGCGGTGCTGCGCTACGGCATTCCGATTGGCTATGCCATCAGCGACATTCCGGCAGGCAGCTGGGTACATGAGCGGCTGCTGTCCATGCCCGAGGCCCGCGAGCTGGACGCCCTGCCCATGGCCACCACGCGCGGCCAGGCCTTGCCCCCGCTGGAGGGCTACACCTTTGAGGGCTACCGCAACGCCGATGGCTCGGTGGGCACGCGCAACATTCTGGCCATTACCCAGACCGTGCAGTGCGTGGCGGGCGTGACCGAATTTGCCGTGCAGCGCATCAAGAAAGAACTGCTGCCCCGCTATCCGAACGTGGACGACGTGGTGGCGCTGGAACATGGCTACGGCTGCGGTGTGGCGATTGACGCGCCTGACGCCATCATCCCCATCCGCACCCTGCGCAACCTGAGCCTGAACCCCAACTTTGGCGGTGAGGTGATGGTGGTGAGCCTGGGCTGCGAAAAGCTGCAGCCCGAGCGTTTGTTGCCCCCCGGCTCCATCCCTGTGGTGGACGAGCGCAGCAGCACCCAGGGGCTGGATGTGGTGTGCCTGCAGGACGAGGCCCACGTGGGTTTCATGTCGATGGTGGAGTCCATCATGCGCCAGGCGGAAACCCACCTGCAGCGCCTGAATGCGCGCCGCCGCGAAACCGTGCCTGCCAGCGAGCTGGTGGTGGGCGTGCAGTGCGGGGGCAGCGATGCGTTCTCGGGCGTCACCGCCAACCCGGCGGTGGGCTTTTGCACCGACTTGCTGGTGCGGGCGGGTGCCAGCGTGATGTTCTCGGAAACCACCGAAGTGCGTGACGGCATTGCGCAGCTCACGGCCCGCGCCGCCACCCCCGAGCTGGCCGAGGCCATGGTGCGCGAAATGGCCTGGTACGACGCCTACCTGCAGCGCGGCAGCGTGGACCGCAGTGCCAACACCACGCCCGGCAACAAGAAGGGCGGGCTGTCCAACATCGTCGAAAAGGCCATGGGCTCCATCGTCAAGTCTGGCTCCGCCCCCATCGCGGGTGTGCTGTCGCCGGGCGAGAAGCTCAAGACCCGGGGCCTGACCTACGCGGCCACACCTGCCAGCGACTTCATCTGCGGCACCCTGCAACTGGCTGCAGGCATGAACCTGCATGTGTTCACCACTGGGCGTGGCACACCTTACGGGCTGGCCGAATGCCCGGTCATCAAGGTAGCCACCCGCACCGACCTGGCACGCCGCTGGCACGACCTGATGGACGTGAACGCAGGCACCATTGCCGAAGGCAAGGCCACCATTGAAGAGGTGGGCTGGCAACTGTTCCACCTGATGCTGGACGTGGCCAGCGGCCGCAAAAAGACCTGGGCCGAGCAGTGGAAGCTGCACAACGCCTTGGTCTTGTTCAACCCGGCCCCAGTGACCTGA